Below is a genomic region from Lemur catta isolate mLemCat1 chromosome 15, mLemCat1.pri, whole genome shotgun sequence.
GCCCTATCTCCAGTCAACAGTGCTAGGAAGATAGGAATATATGGGTGTGGCAAAGGTTAGTTAGGTGAGGAGCAGTAGAAGAGTATCCTTGAACCAAGAAAATGACAAGGAGGCCTAACAGGGGCTGCCTGAGGGAGAGTTACAGTCACCTGGAAGACAGTATCCAAACACTCTACCCACCCTCACCAGCACCAATTCTTCCCTCCTCAGACAGCAGGCTCTACTGCGCCCCGGGCCGGGCCAGGCTACCAGCCACATCTTCTATGAGCCAGATGCTTACGACGACCTAGACCAAGAAGACCCAGATGATGATCTAGATATTTGACTGGCCAGATTTGTCTAAACTaattggtgggggaggggaaagaccTTGGGCCCAGAACCATTCTTCTTTTGCATTGGCCTtactctgtcccttccccaccttTGTTCCCTATGTCTATGGAGGCTCTGCCCTGTAAGCCAGAGACCAGACAGAAAGATGAGGGCATAGGGTAAGGTAACAGAATAGAACACCCCCCCATGCgtaataaaatctttatattttattacaaaagaaaCTCTTTGGTAGCTATTTAAATAAGAGGGGTGGGTAGGAATGGGTGAGGGGAGCCAAGCACCTTTGAGAGTCAGTTGTTAGGTGTTGGGGCCTGAATGACAATAACAATGAAATGGAGGCCAAGAGCAGTCTTGGATACCCCACTGGTGCTCTGTTAAGTATTTTTTGAACTGAAGTAGATGTACTTTAGATTCTAAGTTCCCTGCAAAGGTCTGAACAGGAGGAAAACAGAGGccctgaagggaaaaaaagcctGCTTTCCAAAACTTACTTTTTATTATGGTACAAAAAGCACGCCCTCCCCTCTCTTTGTCTCCCCTACCCAACCCCCTAGAGAACTGTACATGGTGTGCAGGGATGAAGTGACCAGGAGGCCTTTGTCCTACACCCTGCCCACAGGCTGAGCTCTGCCCCAGGTCCTTCCAAGCATCTGGGCACACCCATAGCCTGTCAGGGTGGGACATGGGGGGGTCCCGGCTCACACGTACTCCTTGGCAGAGTTGGACTTAGGGTAGGAGTGGGGTGCACGGTACCCAGTTTTGCTCTCACTCCTGGGACAGGAGCATGAGAGCAGTGCACCTCCCAGGATGACAAGAGAGGATCCTGCCCAGCCAATAAAGATGGCAGGGCCAAACTCGTACCTGTGGAGAGAAGGGGTTGAGGTCAGAAATCTTGGCTTTCCCTTGCCCTCCTCCATATCCCAGGACCCCAGACCTATCCCTTAAGGAGGCAGGGCTCCCAAACTTACTTAATATTCGTGGGGATTAAAGCGTTATAAAAGTCTGTGACTATCTGATGGCCATACCAGGAGCAAGCTACCAAGGCAGCAAGACCTGGAGAGAGAATGAGGATTCTGGTTTTGAGAGGCTCCCAAACCAGCACCTTGCCCACCCTTACTCCTCCCAGATGGGAGAGAGGGGAGCCCATGGCCCACCTTGGACCTGTGGCTCACCTGCCACGATGAAAATGATGCCTCCGCCCATGGCTATACGGGCCTTCTTCACTTTGTCGTCTCCCCCACAGCGCGTGCACTTCATGCCCATGGTGGCCACAAACATGGCCAGGAAACCCAGCACAAGGGATATCACCATTAGGGCTCGAGTGGCCTGCAGGGCCCCTGCGGGTAAGGGGAAAGGACGCCCTCATTGCTGGAAATGCAAGCAGCCCTCAGATGGCTCCAGCCGGTGCCCACTAACACTGGACCCTCCAGCCGAGCGCTGGGTTCTGCCGCCGGCCTAGGTCCTCTGTGTCCAAGGCCCCGACCAGAGCCTGCAGGTTCCCGCCCCTCCCGACACCCGgccttcctgctcctgccccgCCCTCTGCTCAAGGATCCGCCCGGGGCGCCAGGGTTTCGATGAAACTGCCCCGGGTAGGGGGAAGGGTGAAAGGGGGCAGCGGAGAGAAGCAGAGACGGTGGCTGGAGCCTCCGCGTTGGCCGCACATCCCAGCCTGTGTCCCAGCTCTGACCCGCTATCGAGGACACGGGGTTTGTGGCTTCGGCTAATCGGCCGATAAGATTAGAAGCAGCAGGCGGCGGCCCACGTCTAGCAAACCGCACAGCTCCTCGGCCCTCGGCGTGGCCTCGCCCCGCGCCCCCTTTTGTCTGAGGGAAAAGGGCGGGAGACGTCAGAGGCCACTGCCTGCCCCGGGCGGTGGAGGAGGGTATGACCCCGGCCTCGGACTCGGTTTCCCCAGGCTTCCCCTGCGGAGGAGGAGACCGGTTGGGGGCGGAAGAAGAGCGCAGGGGGCCGGGGTGCGGCCTCACGTGGCGCCGCCAGAACCCCGGCCCGCTGCCGCCAGCCCCACCGCCCGCCCGACCACTTCCGCTTCCTCCAGCTCCGGGGCAACCCAGGGCGCCCCCCGCGGGCCTCGGCCCTGCCCCGCACACCACCCGCCACCTCTGCCCGGGCGCGTCCGCCCCGTCGCTCCCGCGGCCTTACCCGACAGGGCGAGCACTGAGTCGTACATTTTGCAGCTCATCATGCCCGTGCTCTGCGTGACGCAGTCCATCCACAGCCCCTTGTACATGGCCTGGGCCGTGATGATGTTGTCGCCCGCGTACGAGCTCATCTGCCACTGCGGGATGGCGGTGCAGGCCACCAGGCCCACCCAGCCCACCAGAGCCATGGCAAAGCCCAGCAACTGTAGGCCCGAATTGGCCATTTCCGCCCTCAGAAAAAGACTAGGGGCGCCGGGCGGGCGACCctacagtaaaacaaacaaaacttggGGGACAGCCCCACAAAAGACAACCTGGGGCGGAGTTTTTAAGTCACCCAAAGAGACAAAAAACTTCTTGGCCAAGTGACTGCAAATCTTCTTGTCACCCTTAGTACACACAAATCGGCCTCCCGGTGGAGCGATGGTCTCGCAGCACAGGGAACAGGCTACTCCGGGAGGAGTGGTTCCAAACAAAAGCGGTCCCCGAAGGCCAGGCGGTTCCCTCCGGCGCTCTCGACGACCCTACCCAAACAAAAGGTGGAGGGGACGTATGGGCGCGGTCCTGGGTGCCAGCAAGCCCCAGAGAGTATCCTGGGCTGTCAGCCCGAGGCTGCGGTGCGCGGAAGAGGTTGCTCCGAGGTGAGCCGGCAGGTGCGGGCGAGCAGGTGCGACGCACCTGAGTATATGTAGGGCGTCGGGGGCGCGGCCCCGCGGGCACCAAGAGCGCAGGAgggggggcggggccggagggGCGGCAGAAGGTGACCTGACGTCACCGAAGGGACACTCACCTGAACCGGAAGTCGTTGCCCCCACCCCTCCTTGCCCAGGTGAGGAGGAAGAAACCTGAGCTCCAGGGTCACACCCCTTCACTTGCCGGGCTTTGACCTCTGGTGGGGAGAAGGCAGTGGCTGCTCCGGAGTCCCAACTCCGAGTCAGCCCCTCGGACTGGACTTCCCTTGGGCACAAGAtgccccttcccctcttcctaaCAGGTGCGCCTGGGACACGGCTGAGCCTGAGCTGGGGGACTTCCCTGGCCAGCCTTGGCGCCGCCCTTTCCCCTGCCGTTTCTGCCGTAAGTGCTTTTTGTCCAGCCCTGCTTTCGCCCCCACCCTCTGGctcttctccattttcttctgtctcctaCCCTGGCCGATCCCACCTTCTGGAGCCCTGGCCAGATCCCTGAGAATCACGCCCTTCAGCAGCCTTCTTGGAGTTTCCACTCCTGGCGACACCTCCCAGCACTGCACCCTCTTACTCCTGGCCCTCCGGCTCTACCCTCCCATAGACACCCGGTTTCTGAGCACGGCTCCCCAACAGCCCCCACCTTCCTGGCCCCCCATTCCAATCCCTGTCATGACTTAATGCCTGGGCCCTTCACTTTCCACCTCCCACCTGTCAATATCCCCTCCAGCATCAAGGCTCCTTCTAGCAGAAGGAAGAAACTACACTGAGGCCAGAAGCCACCGAGGGTGGGGAGCAGAGTAAGGTCTAGGTCAGAGTCTTGGCCACAcccatccttcccctcccttgAAGTCTTTTCAAATCTATCCTCCaccttccccactccctgccccagccactcacccatttctctttccctcccgAGCCTGGACCGGACTGTTGGTGTGAGctctcttgctcccctctccATTCTGTTCTCCCTAACGTCTGGCTCTCCAAGGTGATTTTTGCCTCCCATCTTACCCTCGCATTCCTGCTGTCTCTCCCCAAGCCATTGCCCTGTTCTTTCTCCCAAGCATCTGTTCATTCCTCCCTCATCTTTAATCATCTCCCCTTCCTGCCTTTTCTACTTTGTagcttctgtttctctctctctcttttagttTACCCTTGTAGCCTACCTCCAGCCCCCTTGGAGCCTAGCATCGAAATCAGTCTTTCTTCCATCTTCCTAACTGCATGTCACTGCCTCCTCCACCCTTTCTTCTTGCCCAGTTTCCTCCAACCCCCTCGCACCGCTCGGACTCTCGTACACTCTGCTTACTCTGTCTCTCATTTCATTCTCCTCTCTCCATTTTTTACTTCCACTCTCTCGCATTTCCCATCTTTGTTCTTCTCTCTCAAACATTTCTCGTAAatctccttcatttattcaataaacatgttAAAGGACTTTTCAAGCTAAGCTAATTAACCTGCTTTTGTATAAAATGCAGACTTTAATGAACTGTTTGTTATTCATTTGTATTGTTGTGCTTTTGGATTAAtggtgagtttttgtttttgtttttttaagagatagggtctctatgttgtctaggctggccactggctttttttcttcttctttttaatggtGAGACTTTTTTAAAAGGTGCCTTCCAGctctaaatttccatttttcttgttACTTAAGTATATCCAACTTCTCTCCAAGCTCACTGCCACCACCTCGAGCCAGGCCAAGGCTGAACTGCAACTGCCTCCAAACCAACCCCCCTGCTTCCACTCTTGTCCTTTTAAAGTCTATTCTCTGGAGTGACTTCTTTTTACAAACTTAGAGCTTGTCATTTCCTGTTTAAGATCTTTTGGTGGCACTTTTATGTTCCTGCAAGTAAGTGCCACACCATGGCTTGCCTGATGAGGCACTGGCCACACTGCCTTCCCTCTGTTCCTGAAACATACTATGTTCCTTCCCACTGAAATGTCTTCGCACACTCCATTGTCTATGCCTGGATGCTCTTCTCCATTTTCCCTACCCACCTTCCTCTATCCAGCTAACCAACTCATCCTTCAGCTATCACTCAAATATCACTTCTTCTAGGAAGCCTGGCCTGACCACCCCACCCCAGACTGAGTCAGATCATCGCTGAGCGCTCTCACAGCTACCAGTACTTTTCTTTCAAAGCTCTTATCATAGTTTGAaatgactgtatttattttgtgtcGTTATTTATTCAATGTTAGTCTTGTCACTGTACTATAAGCTCCAAGAGAGTAGAGATGTGTCAGGATTTTATCACCAGTGAATAgttgatgaatgagtgaattgcAAGTAAACAATATTTTTGTCCACTGTTCaacaaatatgtttaatatgccaggcactatagTTGAccctggagatacagcagtgaacaaaacagataaggACACTGCACTCTTGTAACTTACTTTCTAGATGGAGGTAGCAggcaacaaaagacaaaaacaaaatggcacAAGTTTTGAAGGCAATAAAACGGGGTAATGTGATGAGGTTGAGTCTGCTCTAGGGTGAAGTCAGGGAGAACTTTCTGAGGAAGTGACTATTAAATAATAAGCCAACCATGAGGAAATCGTGTTtacaggcagaaggaacagcaagtccAAAGGCCCTGTGTCAATTGCCGCTTTGAGACTTGCCCTTGTTAATTTAAGGCAGAATTTCTTAGCCTTgacattattgacatttttttccccagaagagtTGCTACCTCCAACTATTGCCATTTTTAGAGCAGATAATTCTTGGTTGTCCTGTGCCTTATAgtatatttagcagcatccctgacttCTATCAATTGGATGCCAATAGAaccctcccctgcaccccagtgtgacaaaaatgtctccagacattgccagctctcccagggagggaaggggcacaATTGGTCCCAGTGAAGAATCACTGATTTAAAGTGTGACCAGTGAGCTTTATTGtggatttcttttcctctagtAGCCTCGAAATAAATAATTGGGTTCAATGACCCAAGCAGATTGATGGTTGAAATTAATCAGGGTTGCGGGTTTGCtaaaaagagggagaagggatTTTAGGGTATTTGCATGAGAGTGATTATGTGTTAGATCATGAATATAAATTGGGTAAGAACGAGAGCAAACACAAAAACGATTTGGTGGATAGTGAAAAACTGGTAGGGTTTGGAGTTCTCCATGAGGCGAAAGAAGTGAagatacatgaataaatgaactggAAGGCTAAGAGGTGATATAAGAGGTGAGTGGCTTGAATTCAATAAATTGGAAGAGGTTGTTTTGGGAGATGCCCAAGGATGGGCTGGAGAGAAAGATCACTGAACATAAGACTGAGGagctggccaggcgcggtggctcaggcctgtaatcctaacactctgggaggccggggcgggaggatcacttgaggtcaggagtttgagaccagcctgagcaagagcgagaccctgtctctactaaaagtagaaaaattagccgagtgtggtggtgcatgcctgtagtcccagctacttgggaggctgagacaggagaatcacttgagcccaggagtttgaggttgctgtgagctaggctgacaccacagcactctagcctgggcaacagagtgagtctctgtctcaaaaaaaaaaaaatactgaggagCTAAGAGGTGGCAGTTAGATGGATTACCCTGATGGATTTTAACAAACATCAACAATAATGTTAGGAAAATAGtgtaaagagaaagataaatacccAGGTGCTAAAGTTATCAGTGAATGTGGGTGGATGACCAGGCTAAAAGGCCCTAGCAACAAGAAAAGGTGGTGGATGATATAATTTGAAACATGAACTTCGAAGGAAGAGGAGATTTTGAAAGATAAAGGAAGAATAATGGTCTAAATGCAGACCCTGAGGTATGTGAACTAAGACTAGGTCCTCCAGACAGCCAAGTCTTGGTAAGGTCTACGAAAGGAAAACTCAGAGAAGAGGTTGGGCATATAAGGATGATGACACATACTGGGTCCAGAGGTCACAGTGGAAGAGATTGAAAGATCAAGTCTTTTTGGAAGATTGGGTCAGATTAGAGGTTATACACCACAGTAGGGGGATGATGGATGATGATATTATGAGTTAAGCAATTGGTATGGAAACCCAACCAACTTGTTTGTTTCTATGGGAAAATGTTCTGAGTTCTGAAAAACTGATACAGGAATGAACTTTGGAAACTTGtagtattatttataaagtaattgGTCACTGATTATTATACTGGTCAGACCAAGAAGTTATAGACCCAAGGCACATAGAATAGTCTAGGTTCTAATTCCACTTCGTTCAGGACTTTATTCTTGGGCCTCAATTGTCTCATCTATGAAACAGGAGTGATAATATTTCTACCTGCTTAGGAAACAAGAGGCTGGGCCAGGTGATTGCCTATGGTTGATTTTGGTGTGAATTTGGGATACAGATCTGGAAAACGAGGGAAAAGTGACCCTTATAGCTAGGGTAA
It encodes:
- the CLDN7 gene encoding claudin-7 → MANSGLQLLGFAMALVGWVGLVACTAIPQWQMSSYAGDNIITAQAMYKGLWMDCVTQSTGMMSCKMYDSVLALSGALQATRALMVISLVLGFLAMFVATMGMKCTRCGGDDKVKKARIAMGGGIIFIVAGLAALVACSWYGHQIVTDFYNALIPTNIKYEFGPAIFIGWAGSSLVILGGALLSCSCPRSESKTGYRAPHSYPKSNSAKEYV